TTGCCCATCAGCGCGACACCGGACGTGTTCTCGTTGAACCCGCCCGCGTGTGCGCCTTGCACCGGGCGGTCCAGCCCGCCGAAGCGGCCCTCGAAGATCTGGCCGTACCTGTCGACGAGCGCGTTGTAGCCGATGTCGCACCAGCCGAGCGTTTTCGCGTGGTAGGTGTAGATCGAGCGGACGATGCCCGCAGATTCGGATTTGCTGTAGTCGTTGCGACCGGCGGTGTGATGCACGGTGACGCCACCGAGATCGTCGTCGTAGGTCGGCTCGTCGCAGCGGATCGATTCGTCGGCGCCCCATTGGGCGCGGGTGATCACGTTCGGCCCGCTGCCGGGCAGCGCTGCGGCCACGTTGTCGAGCGAGCCGTCGATGGCACCGCGCCCCGGATCGATGAGCACGGCGGTCAGCGCGTCGGCGGAGTGCTGCGCCGGGTCGTCCGAATGCAGGGCGGGCTGCTCGAGGGGGGTGGGGGTCTGCCGCGCGGTCTGTTTGCGGGTCACCAGTACCTGCACCGCGTTCGTATTGCCCACGTAGATCGGCTCGGTGCCGTCGGTGGCGCCCTTGCCGGAGCGGTCGGTGCGGTGCGTGTCGACCGGTTCGGTGTCGTACCAGGGGCCCCAGGTGCCGTCGGGTTGCCGAGCGCGGATCGTCGCCTTGGTGTTGTCCAACTCCTTGGCGGTGAGCGCGACCATGCTGAACGGGATGTCTCTGGACAGTTCTTTCACCTGAGCGCCGACCTGAGTCATCAGCTCGGGCGGCACGGCGCCAGGAGACAGCGCAGGGGTGTCAGGGGTGGTGCCCGGCTCCAGCTGGGCGGGGTCGGCGATGAAACGTACACCCCCCGGAGCCTGTTCTGGATTCGAACTCTGACTGTTGGGCATCGGACCCGAAGGAATGTTCTGGCCGTAGGTTTGGCCGGTATTCAGATTGGGCAAGGGAATTTCTTCGGGTAGTTGCACACCGGGTGGTAGCGGGAGTCCTTGCGGAACCGGAATGGACGTCGGAATCGGCAGCATGCGCAGATCGGAAAGATGTAGATCGGGCAGGTCGAGTCCGGTCAGTTCGCGCAGCGGCAGCACGATGTCGGGCATGCTGTTGAGCACGACCTCGGCGAGTTGGGCGGGCACAGCGGCCAGGTTGTCGTCGGTGGCGGTGCGGTACTCGGTCGAATCACCGAGCGTGAGCGCGCCGAACGGCGCTGCTACCGCGAGGGTGGTGACAACCGGGAGCACGTAGGAGCGTTTCGGTTTGCGGTACCGCACGAGTGTCTCCAATCAGGTCGAACCAACGACCATGAGCACAATCAGGGTTGCTTCTTGACGCATCAACAATCACAATAGCCACAATTGTCACACGCCTAAACCTCTGGTCGAGGATTATGATTGCTCGAATGTAGCTCTCGTATTGCGACCGGCTCGTTCGACATGCCGACATGTGCCGACCGGTCCCGGAAAGTGGGAGTGAACGGATGCGACGAACGCGGAACCGGAATGAG
The DNA window shown above is from Nocardia sp. NBC_01730 and carries:
- a CDS encoding N-acetylmuramoyl-L-alanine amidase, producing MRYRKPKRSYVLPVVTTLAVAAPFGALTLGDSTEYRTATDDNLAAVPAQLAEVVLNSMPDIVLPLRELTGLDLPDLHLSDLRMLPIPTSIPVPQGLPLPPGVQLPEEIPLPNLNTGQTYGQNIPSGPMPNSQSSNPEQAPGGVRFIADPAQLEPGTTPDTPALSPGAVPPELMTQVGAQVKELSRDIPFSMVALTAKELDNTKATIRARQPDGTWGPWYDTEPVDTHRTDRSGKGATDGTEPIYVGNTNAVQVLVTRKQTARQTPTPLEQPALHSDDPAQHSADALTAVLIDPGRGAIDGSLDNVAAALPGSGPNVITRAQWGADESIRCDEPTYDDDLGGVTVHHTAGRNDYSKSESAGIVRSIYTYHAKTLGWCDIGYNALVDRYGQIFEGRFGGLDRPVQGAHAGGFNENTSGVALMGNYESEQPTNESLTAIGKFIGWRTTVAGLDPKGYTTMYSEGTQFTPYPQGEAVRLPIVFAHRDVGNTSCPGDAAYALMDRIRDLAAGAPGASGPNSQTPPRGQTDLAALAALTTKLLDMVHENIIARHWSATGGPNGPLGGAQSDVLPAAQGQQYAKFTNGYVYTAPNGQVVEVLGTILDRFLQLGADAGILGLPTTNAYPVPDGQRADFQYGSLILNQLTGIVTTVWKTYNDTYQQQVNRNRNGAVAGPAPAGVPAPDGAQAPTAPTGDPVPAVDATPDGNQTTNGAQSPTGPASANADTPAPDPAAAPTSSAPDGQTPDSAQSPTGPASANADTPAPDRAGIAPADSAQDSRTPDDVQTPAGPAPVAVAPAGTPAPAGEHAPSPEG